tcacctacccaacctttaattcaTGAATTGAGATCCTTCCTGAACTACGGGCCGTTCTGTGCTTCTCTGAGGGCGCGGTCGAGCCACCAGGGACGAGAGATTAAAATCACCCAAAGGATTCCTGGAATCTTGTTTTTTCGTTGTTTGGTTGATGAAAGGTTACGGCAGCTGGAAACACATGTGTTTCCAGCTGCCGTAACTGACAGTGCTGGGTTATCAGGTTACGTCAATCAAATGTCCTGGCTCCACCGCAGAGACGGTGAAAACCTGATCTGCAATTCTGCCCCGCCTTTCTATGGAAAACTACTGTCTACCAGACGTCAGCcagaatgcatttttttttattcagaagGTTGGGACCAGCTCCAACAGCGTGTTTGGTTTTCTTCACAACTTGACTGCAATTGACCTtgcacaccttgataaccctaAATAACCACTACAACTAAACTACCTACTAGTTGTCCATCACATCAGATTTTCACACTGTCCCTGGCATGTTAAGAGCTACCCATAATGCACTAATGCGACATTGTTAAATGCCACGGCAGATATGAGGTTTGTTTTGCCATTATTTCTGTTAGGCATTCTCCTGACTTGACCTGTTTGATTAAGTTGATTAAATCCCCCGACTGACCAGACTGTATCGCTGTCTGCTGCTCTCAGCTCTGCTGCTCGTGTGTGCACTGTGCGCGTGCACATCAGGGAGAGTTCCTACAGCAGCGTATAGCGCCAATAAACAGCTCTTTGCTGTTTCCGTCGAAAATCGCATCAGGGTTGGAAAGTATTCGGGGAAATACGGGAAACCCGGGTCGATCAACGCCGGTTAATCAGGGTTACAGTCGCAAATCCCCACTAAATCACCACAATGTCTCTCGTTCTGCAACGGCTCTCTTTTAACTCAGACagaagagaacacacatcaacgcaTTTGAAGAGGCCGACAAGGTGAATGAATGTAGTGCACTCACGTACctcgggggcggagccaggtgttaggggaggaggggagaggacatcATGTTGAGGAAACGAAACCTAAAGCGCCACAACgtggaagcagttctctctttcGGGAGATAGTAACTAACACGCATTAAATAgtctgacagacagaaaaaacaacaaggtGACTAAAGCAGCACAACTATGAGATAAGTTAAAACCGCTTTTTCTGTTATGGAATAACAAATATAATGGGATTGCTCAATACATACAtttgtcgtctgtgtctaggaatgtcCTGTGCcaacacttcctggtctgagcCTCTTGAACTGAAGatggtccagcagtatgaagtagatgtgactctggatcctgatacagctcatcactggctcatcctgtctgaggatgggaaacaagtacatgatggcGGGAATCCTCCCAGACGACTTGGAaaactcccagacaaccctaagacATTTACAAATGGTACATATGTcctcacgaggcagagcttctcctcagggagattttactttgaggtccaggttaaagacaatgCACAATGGTgtttaggagtggccagagagtccatcaacAGAAAAGGTGATATCAGATTATCCCCTGAGACAGGATACTGGTTTCTTAACTACTACAAGGATGGGTTGGTATTCGGAGATAACCCtgatgtccgtctccctctgagagctgagctccagaaggtgggggtgtttgttgattatgatgaaggtctggtctccttctatgacgtggaagccagggttcatatctactctgctactggctacaccttcagtgagcctctctatccattcctctgCCCAGGTCCCCACAAATATGAAGGTacaaactctgcccccctgatcatctcacctgtcaatcaaacagactaggacctttgttaGATAATAAAATATTCAAACATCCAATACAACTAATGTTGTATCatgaattagaatctctactatgTGAGATCTGAGAAAACTCCATTAATGTTGTACTGCTGTCATTTAACAAGGAGAATTTCAGTAGTGAAGCCTGactattataaattattgccCATTATAACCCACATTATATACCCAACATTATACTGCTATAAAATTGTCAATGGCTGCAGCTGCGTCAAACATGTTTTGAGGTTATACGTGTATGTTTATATCATAATCATCTAAACATTACTAGTAGTTTATACTTCAGAATCATGAATGAAAACACAATCTGATGAGGCGATCACTTTTAATGTCCACCATACTACAACACAAAGGTCACAGTGACTACATGTCAACATTCCCCCCATGTGTGAGTACCGTGACTTTGTCTcgtcatctctcctcctctccctcctctcatcttagtttctcctccctcccctcctcctccctccctcacctcctcctccctccccctacccATCCTTCCTTTTTCCTTCGACCCTCCCTCCGCCTCCAACTCcaccctttctcctccccttcctcttcctacCCCTCCCGTCCCTCAACACCTCCACTCacacctttcctctcctcctcccctacataactcctcctcctcctcccctacgtacctcctcctcctcctcctcctcctcctcctcctcctcctcctccccctcctcctcctccccctcctcatccccctcatcctcctcctcctctacctcctcctcctcctccccctcatcctcctcctcctcatcctcctcctcctcctcctcctcccctacgtacctcctcctccccctcctcctcctccccctcatcctcctcctcctctacctcctcctcctccccctcatcctcctcctcctcatcctcctcctcctcctctacctcctcctcctcctccccctcatcctcctcctcctctacctcctcctcctcctcctcctcctcctccccctcctcctctacctgctcctcctcctctacctgctcctcctcctccacctccttctctacctgctcctcctcctcctcctcttcctctctcatcctccccccctcctttctcctcttcctccccctcctcctcctcttcctcctcagaatCTTGCCCCATGGTGCTCTCCAAGAAGCCCAACAACATGTGCTTGGCCGGGGTCAACTACACCCCCGACCTCAGctgtcctccaccctctccaccttccttcccctacacgcacacacacacaccacacaccacacaccacacacacacacacacacacacacacacacacacacacacaggtgcatgcatgcgcacacacatttttgtttattcatcTTTTTTTGCCTTTACCTTTATGCCTTCACCTTGtctggacaggtgtgtgtgtgtgtgtgcaggcacgtACGtgcccctgtgtttgtgtgtatgtgcccctgtgtttgtgtgtgtgcgtgtgtatgtccgtGCCGGTGTCTAACAGAAATAGAGCGATGAGGGGGAGATACTGTGTGCTAATTAACCAAAGCTAGCTCCCTGAATGGGGAACTAAACAGTTACTTTATGTAGTTTGTGTTTTAGTTTTGTTCCAGTATGTTTTGTTTCTTTCACGGGGAACAAGGCGCTGAACTCTGGTCCTCGTTCCTCTATATACTGTGATCCTATTGGCTCATCTTATCCTGGACCTTTCTGTTAGGTATCCTCCTGACTTGACCAGTTTTATTAAGTTGAATAAAGGCAAAAACATTTTGAACAACAAGGAATGTTGAGTTAATACACGTTTCACAACAAATGTGAAAcgtgttccctgtgtgtgtgtgtgtgtgtgtgtgtgtgtgtgtgtgtgtgtgtgtgtgtgtgtgtgtgtgtgtgtgtgtgtgtgtgtgtgtgtgtgtgtgtgtgtgtgtgtgtgtgtgtgtgtgtgtgtttctcagaaCTACTTttaccagcagggggtgctCTAGTACTACAAACGGGGAAAACTTTCCAAAAGCAAAAGGAGATCCCCACTGACCAGACTGTATCACTGTCTAGTGCTCTCAGCTCTGCTGCTCGTGTGTGCACTGTGCGCGTGCATATCGGGGAGAGCAGAGTTCCTGTAGCAGCGTAGCGCCAATAAACAGCTCTTTGTCATGGTTTCCGTCGAAAATGGGATCGGGGTTGGATCTAAAGTATTCGGGGAAGCCAATCATGTATCTACACCGATGATCCCAGTTACAATTGCAAATAACCACTAAATCACCACAATGTCTCTCGTTCTGCACCGGCTCTCTTTTAACTCCAGAAagaagagaacacacatcaacgcaTTTGAAGAGGCCGACACGGTGAATGAATGCAGTGCGCTCACGTACCGTGGGGGCGGAgtcaggtgttaggggaggaggggagaggaagtcATGTTGAGGAAACGAAACCTAAAGCACCCCGACGCGTAAGCGGTTCTCTCTTCTGATCGACAGAAAccacaacaaggtgagtaaagcAGCACAACTTTGAGATaagttaaaaacacatttgccGTTAtggaataacaaaaataatgggATTGCTAAATACCTAAACTTTTTCGTCTAGGAATGGCCTGTGCCAACgcttcctggtctgaagagaacttttcatgttccatctgcctggatgtgttcagcagtccagtttccacaccatgtggacacaacttctgcagaacctgtattacaaagtactgggatgaacaagtcaagtacaaatgtCCCGTTTGCAACAAGCTTTTCGACACAAGACCTGATCTACAGGTCAATACCCTCTTATCAGAGATGGTTGATCGGTTTGGAACGTCAGTGAgagtaaaagagcagccttgtgttctaccagcagaagttccctgtgacgtctgtactgggacccagctgaaggctgtgaagtcctgcctggAGTGTTTTATGTCgttctgccaaacccaccttgagccacatcagagagtcacagttttgaagaaacatcggctggccgagcctatggaccgtctggaagacaggatgtgtaaaaAACACGacagacttctggagctcttctgccagaatgaacaggtgtgtgtgtgtcagttctgcacagtgacagaccacaagtcccatcccTTTGTACCtataaaggaggaatatgaagtgaagacggcccagctggggaagatagaggctgaagttcagcagatgatccaggagagacaaaataatattcaggagattaaagacaaaataaaatgcagcaaagcagacgcagacagagagatagccgatggtgtgcaggtcatcactgctctgatgcgctgcattgaaaagtgccaggatgatctcaaccaaatggtgaaagagagactgatatccacagagaaacaagctgaaggcctcatcaaagagctggagcaggagatagaagatctgaccaacaGAAgttcagaggtgaagcagctctcacacactaaagatCACCTCCaattcctccaggccttcagatccctgaagaatcctccacccaccagggactggacgacggtggaggtccgtcctccatcatacgtagggaccttgaggagatccctggatcagctggaggagacactgaacatggagatgaagaagctgtgtgatgctgaactgaagagggtccagcagtatgaagtagatgtgactctggatcctgatacagctcatcccagtctcatcctgtctgaggatgggaaacaNNNNNNNNNNNNNNNNNNNNNNNNNNNNNNNNNNNNNNNNNNNNNNNNNNNNNNNNNNNNNNNNNNNNNNNNNNNNNNNNNNNNNNNNNNNNNNNNNNNNTGATatagaaattgccacgacagtttgggggctcgtccgggatatctaacctgaagatCGGTGAAAATCCTAGGTGTCTGCCAAGTCAGGTCTGAGGATTCGGTCTCTCAGTCCCAAAGCCCTACCCTCGCCCCAGGTGACAGTAACCAGACTAATGGGTCGAGCAAAGGTGTCTGTGGGGGATGAAGTAGAGGTTCTTCAGTACGAtatccaaaggaaaaagaattcgagcaggtgagatcacaaTACTGTTAAAGCTTCCAAATAAAATCCGTTCAGGAACGGTATATAAATGTTTCGGTAAACGTAAACTTATATCTGAACTTAGGCCTCGTTCAAAGAACTCTGTTTTAGGAACATACGGTAGCTCCGTTTCGCTTCCGTCAATATATAAATGGCTATAtaggtaacagaaagggcagctagGGTCTGTCGAGGGAACGGGAAaaagggaaacccgttgaaGCGCGGTTGTGgttatctcatctcatctcattttcttccgcttatccggggtcgggtcgcggggggagcagctcaagcagggggccccagacttccctttcctgggccacattgaccaactctgacggggggatccaggcgttcccaggccagtgttgagatatctccacctagtcctgggtcttcccgaggtctcctccccactggacgtgcctgaaacacctcccaaggaaggcgcccagtgggcatccttaccagatgcccaaccacctcagctgactcctttctaagtaaaggagcagcgg
The nucleotide sequence above comes from Gadus chalcogrammus isolate NIFS_2021 chromosome 4, NIFS_Gcha_1.0, whole genome shotgun sequence. Encoded proteins:
- the LOC130380471 gene encoding butyrophilin subfamily 2 member A2-like codes for the protein MSCANTSWSEPLELKMVQQYEVDVTLDPDTAHHWLILSEDGKQVHDGGNPPRRLGKLPDNPKTFTNGTYVLTRQSFSSGRFYFEVQVKDNAQWCLGVARESINRKGDIRLSPETGYWFLNYYKDGLVFGDNPDVRLPLRAELQKVGVFVDYDEGLVSFYDVEARVHIYSATGYTFSEPLYPFLCPGPHKYEGTNSAPLIISPVNQTD